One region of Chitinophaga varians genomic DNA includes:
- a CDS encoding WG repeat-containing protein produces MKQKTFVARFTGSLLLLTSTAFAQAPQTAGYLDHFEGEFAKILVNGHQQLLHRSGKVVVDKLEQVSYYQIASVVKNGAYGAINRKGDIIAPFRYDAVRVLGENKKDSPEENYCLVTVKQQGKMGAVDSLGNVLCQPEYSNIDVLTPKVFSIKKNGLYGWCDMKTGKVLQEPKYEDVSPAYVPDHAILVKSQGKFGLALEDGTVLVPPKYERFIGWNNGGQLFSYYVPGGKCGLMDRQGKVLTPAVYDDIAEGPSDKLVAVTQQGKIGLLEVATGKLTVPLQYSKVSRMGPLFQVWKGALCGLTDTTGKEVVPVAHTEIRMYDSKGSSVLGALPLPLTYTPPYYVVAKKGDAAGFFDVSGKQLMPYGYTDIGVLPINDKVYVVPVKDAQCGVADFSGKLLIPVRFDGLAVKYGMSNYDDDAAGQEKNNFISVMKGEKTGLFNIATGQLVIPAEYTEIRWQNADMLRLEQGDSTALADKTGKIIRPLTRYGAFDAVSPQLIVERRYTDDNGVTLLINKAGQILYQNKSWEFTASSYNRLLVPDFDKTRPLQFNSGLLKVRADARENQFVDSTGKLVVFDEYSYVGDFSNGLAVALNQEKRVGIINVNKKVVYPLVLDDMAPADNELIQMKQGGKVGLLRKDGTVLLPLEYEDISKIYDTSLYIVTRNGKKGVLNAAGKELLPAAYDDIRYNKDVNFFDVAKDGKGGVVAVDGTAIIPPVYDDLEQNQDWGTNSRFPVLVKQGEWYLYLDEQGKPLPWRSKKKKGL; encoded by the coding sequence ATGAAGCAAAAAACATTTGTCGCCCGATTCACCGGAAGCCTGCTCCTGTTGACCAGCACTGCTTTTGCGCAAGCACCGCAAACAGCCGGTTACCTTGACCACTTTGAGGGGGAATTTGCCAAAATACTGGTCAATGGCCACCAGCAATTGCTGCACCGCAGCGGTAAAGTAGTGGTGGACAAGCTGGAACAGGTCAGCTACTACCAGATCGCATCGGTAGTGAAGAACGGCGCTTATGGCGCCATTAACCGGAAGGGTGATATCATTGCCCCGTTCCGTTACGATGCCGTGCGCGTGTTGGGTGAAAATAAAAAAGACAGTCCGGAAGAAAACTACTGCCTGGTCACCGTTAAGCAGCAGGGTAAGATGGGAGCGGTGGACAGCCTTGGCAATGTGCTGTGCCAGCCTGAATACAGTAATATCGATGTCCTGACCCCCAAGGTATTCAGCATAAAGAAAAACGGGTTGTATGGCTGGTGCGATATGAAAACCGGCAAAGTGTTGCAGGAGCCGAAGTATGAAGACGTATCTCCCGCGTATGTGCCGGACCATGCCATCCTGGTAAAATCACAAGGCAAATTCGGACTGGCGCTGGAAGACGGCACGGTGCTGGTGCCGCCAAAGTACGAGCGTTTTATCGGTTGGAACAATGGCGGGCAGCTGTTCAGCTATTATGTGCCTGGCGGAAAATGCGGCCTGATGGACCGTCAGGGGAAAGTGCTGACGCCTGCCGTGTATGACGATATCGCGGAAGGCCCTTCAGACAAACTGGTGGCAGTAACGCAGCAGGGTAAGATTGGCCTGCTGGAGGTAGCAACCGGCAAACTTACAGTGCCGTTACAGTATTCAAAGGTGTCCCGCATGGGGCCACTCTTCCAGGTATGGAAAGGAGCGCTTTGCGGCCTGACGGATACCACCGGTAAAGAGGTGGTCCCTGTAGCCCATACAGAAATCCGCATGTACGATAGCAAAGGCAGCAGCGTTTTGGGCGCCTTGCCTTTGCCATTGACCTACACGCCGCCTTATTATGTAGTGGCCAAAAAAGGCGATGCCGCCGGCTTTTTTGACGTATCCGGCAAACAGCTGATGCCATACGGCTACACGGATATCGGCGTACTGCCGATCAACGATAAAGTATATGTTGTACCCGTTAAGGACGCTCAATGCGGCGTGGCTGATTTCTCCGGTAAATTGCTGATACCGGTGCGGTTCGATGGACTGGCTGTCAAATACGGTATGAGCAACTATGACGACGATGCCGCCGGCCAGGAGAAAAATAATTTCATCAGCGTGATGAAAGGAGAGAAAACAGGACTGTTTAACATCGCTACCGGCCAACTGGTGATTCCTGCGGAGTACACCGAAATCCGCTGGCAGAATGCAGACATGCTCCGTCTCGAACAGGGCGATAGCACTGCCCTCGCTGACAAGACTGGCAAGATAATCCGTCCGCTTACGCGATACGGTGCTTTCGATGCGGTAAGCCCGCAGCTTATAGTGGAAAGACGTTATACTGATGATAACGGCGTTACGTTGCTTATCAATAAAGCCGGGCAGATATTATATCAGAATAAATCCTGGGAATTTACAGCTTCCTCCTATAATCGCCTGCTGGTACCGGATTTCGACAAAACAAGACCTTTGCAGTTCAACAGTGGATTGCTGAAGGTAAGGGCCGATGCGCGTGAAAATCAGTTTGTGGACAGCACCGGTAAACTGGTAGTGTTCGACGAATATTCCTACGTGGGCGATTTCAGCAACGGACTGGCAGTGGCCCTCAATCAGGAAAAACGGGTGGGCATCATCAATGTCAACAAAAAGGTAGTATACCCGTTGGTGTTAGATGACATGGCCCCGGCAGATAATGAGCTGATACAAATGAAACAAGGCGGTAAAGTAGGACTGCTGCGTAAAGATGGTACGGTGTTGCTGCCGCTGGAATATGAAGATATCAGCAAAATTTATGACACGTCGCTGTACATCGTGACCCGCAACGGTAAAAAAGGAGTGCTGAATGCTGCCGGGAAAGAGTTGCTGCCGGCAGCTTATGATGATATCCGCTATAACAAAGATGTGAATTTTTTTGATGTTGCCAAAGATGGTAAAGGCGGTGTAGTGGCTGTTGATGGCACTGCCATCATTCCACCGGTGTATGATGACCTGGAACAGAATCAGGACTGGGGAACGAACTCCCGGTTCCCGGTGCTGGTAAAACAGGGTGAATGGTATTTGTATCTGGATGAACAGGGAAAACCTTTGCCCTGGCGTTCTAAAAAGAAGAAAGGGTTATGA
- a CDS encoding WG repeat-containing protein has product MINKKAWTGLIGLLLATHTLVAQQGSVFINGFARITTKEKSWYIDTTGQKVFDKIEAVYHPVDSVSEQNIFANNDCSMAIVSSNGKKGMVNEKGQWVLKPEYDKLEVAFNVYLALYKQGKMTYADTWGKLLLPLQFEKAGILDDDRYDVKQNGKWGIYDVKQRQLTIPAVYDEIDYCGGCGSKSDYLYAKKNGKWGIISAANEVLVPFAFEHSHSMMRSDEWVCSFKQNGKDVVVNIPQKKVYGAPLYSQMEVIGNGMLKLKKGGRFGLINRNGEQVLDFVYDDIADPYGDYATGPYLTVRKGDKTGIVNTDGRIIIEPVLDEEVSCTDDYIIAARNGMYNVFDSTGKPMLPEDYNDIEPLKVSGGATLFALKQKALYGFFNPANGKVIAPAFHEVDRITSGRDKGLIQVVYQEKPGLYNADGTLLLPVKYDACERLTDRLLAVKAGTGTGVFDIGNQQEIIPAKFKYINPIAPDSSLLSVTAENESGDLVYGLYSLAGKELVPPVYTSVGPLNKDQYLLMKDRETAVFSLATGKITALPYKDIAQARVANTLIVSDSRSSWLWDVRTGKPVSAPFPMVRKYQDDTTLSCAIGEFGFGVASVTKNGKMGVINAIGQEVVPAIYDGVSILQQGVILLAKQNGYAWKYGYADTTGKLLVPLEYDYNVHGYIYDYEDSTFLPLYKSEDNYTRTYSKGMADRDGKVLVPAIYDRVFVGRNNTGFLVYKEARFTILDAAGKAVTAEQFKEVMLPPADNPYAESAVLTYPLLCKRNDRYVYLLRNGKTLPLEITGVVPFNPDADVW; this is encoded by the coding sequence ATGATCAATAAAAAAGCATGGACGGGCCTGATTGGCCTGCTGCTGGCCACACATACGCTGGTGGCACAACAAGGCTCGGTGTTTATCAACGGGTTCGCCCGTATAACCACAAAGGAAAAGAGCTGGTATATTGATACGACCGGTCAGAAAGTATTTGATAAGATAGAAGCGGTCTATCACCCGGTAGACAGTGTTTCTGAGCAAAACATCTTTGCCAATAACGATTGCAGCATGGCCATTGTAAGCAGCAACGGGAAGAAAGGGATGGTCAATGAAAAAGGACAGTGGGTGCTGAAACCCGAATACGACAAGCTGGAAGTGGCATTTAATGTCTATCTCGCCCTATACAAACAGGGGAAGATGACCTACGCGGACACCTGGGGCAAACTACTGCTGCCGCTGCAGTTTGAAAAGGCAGGCATACTGGACGATGACCGCTATGATGTAAAACAAAACGGAAAATGGGGCATATACGATGTGAAGCAGCGGCAGCTGACAATTCCGGCGGTATACGACGAAATTGACTACTGTGGCGGCTGCGGGAGCAAAAGTGATTATCTCTATGCAAAGAAAAACGGCAAGTGGGGCATCATCAGCGCAGCCAATGAAGTGCTGGTGCCATTTGCTTTTGAGCACAGTCATTCCATGATGCGCAGCGATGAGTGGGTATGCAGCTTCAAACAGAACGGTAAAGACGTGGTGGTGAACATCCCTCAAAAAAAAGTATATGGGGCGCCGTTATACAGCCAGATGGAAGTGATCGGCAACGGTATGCTGAAACTGAAAAAAGGCGGCCGCTTTGGACTGATTAACCGTAACGGGGAACAGGTGCTCGATTTTGTATATGACGATATTGCTGATCCGTACGGAGACTATGCCACCGGGCCTTATCTCACGGTCCGCAAAGGGGATAAAACCGGCATCGTTAATACTGACGGACGTATTATCATTGAGCCGGTGCTGGACGAAGAAGTGTCCTGCACGGACGACTACATTATTGCAGCGCGCAACGGCATGTACAATGTGTTTGACAGTACCGGCAAACCCATGCTGCCGGAAGATTATAACGATATCGAACCGCTGAAGGTTTCCGGTGGCGCCACCCTTTTCGCCCTGAAACAAAAAGCGTTGTATGGCTTTTTTAACCCGGCAAACGGAAAGGTGATCGCCCCGGCATTTCATGAGGTGGACCGGATCACCTCCGGCAGGGACAAAGGACTGATACAGGTCGTTTACCAGGAAAAACCGGGACTGTACAATGCAGATGGTACGCTGCTGCTGCCGGTAAAGTACGATGCCTGTGAGCGGCTGACAGACCGGCTTCTGGCTGTCAAGGCCGGCACTGGTACCGGTGTTTTCGATATCGGTAATCAACAGGAAATCATTCCGGCCAAATTCAAATACATCAATCCCATAGCACCGGACAGTTCGCTGTTGAGCGTTACCGCGGAAAACGAATCCGGCGACCTGGTGTATGGCCTTTATAGTTTAGCGGGTAAAGAACTGGTGCCGCCTGTATATACGTCTGTCGGTCCGCTGAATAAGGACCAGTACCTGCTGATGAAAGACAGGGAAACGGCCGTATTCTCGCTGGCCACCGGCAAAATCACTGCCCTGCCATATAAGGATATTGCCCAGGCCCGCGTGGCCAATACGCTCATCGTGTCAGACAGCCGTAGTTCCTGGCTCTGGGATGTGCGCACTGGTAAACCGGTTTCAGCACCTTTCCCGATGGTGAGGAAATACCAGGATGACACTACGCTATCATGTGCCATCGGTGAGTTTGGCTTTGGCGTGGCGTCTGTCACAAAAAACGGTAAAATGGGCGTCATCAATGCAATTGGACAGGAAGTGGTGCCGGCCATTTACGATGGCGTGTCGATATTGCAACAGGGCGTTATCCTCCTGGCAAAACAAAATGGTTATGCCTGGAAATATGGCTATGCCGATACAACTGGTAAACTGCTGGTGCCTCTCGAATATGATTATAACGTACACGGTTATATTTACGATTATGAAGACAGCACCTTTTTGCCTTTATATAAATCTGAAGACAACTACACCCGTACCTACAGCAAAGGAATGGCTGATCGTGATGGCAAAGTATTGGTGCCGGCCATTTATGACAGAGTGTTCGTTGGTAGAAACAATACCGGTTTCCTGGTATACAAAGAGGCGCGGTTTACCATACTGGATGCTGCCGGTAAAGCCGTGACAGCAGAGCAGTTCAAAGAGGTGATGTTGCCGCCGGCCGATAATCCGTACGCGGAATCAGCGGTACTCACTTACCCTTTGTTATGCAAAAGAAATGATCGGTACGTATACCTGCTGCGTAACGGAAAAACACTGCCGCTGGAAATAACGGGAGTGGTGCCGTTTAATCCGGATGCGGACGTGTGGTAA
- a CDS encoding SusD/RagB family nutrient-binding outer membrane lipoprotein translates to MKTRNRSIYTALLLGSLSLGSCTKNFNELNTPPTSVTNIDAAILLSKVQKDAAFAEGTETANIQVGSWVQYWAGGLVAPTSRYIQQPDNNMWANHYTLLRNLGQIRNQALKGKEDDPTGRTKLAIARIVEIYVWQRLTDLFGDVPFSQTTEDAGNVNNKPVYDSQEAIYKQLITDLDAAIAKLNSSDASYGNADFYYKGNVDNWKKFGNSLKLRLGMRLKYASPQLAEKTVREAMGGPLFTDNKDNAAVPTFNDAQTTNAHPILAQFISGSPDLRYLASAFVNTLNNKKDPRLPFIAAPTVNSKNSGTPVYRGIGVALTDALLAGIIKDDYSTASTTTYFNRTLATPIPCYVFTYADVCFFKAEAALMGWGAAPADAEKFYQDGIKAAMAMQPYNITAIPQAYIDAEFSFAGLTSEQQLEKIMTQKWIQLFGRDYEAYAEWRRTGYPVLTPGPNQGSTNGTIPRRAVYSSLETLLNTDNYQQAVKGLSKGDTYLSKVWWDKK, encoded by the coding sequence ATGAAAACACGCAACCGTTCCATATATACCGCCCTGCTGCTGGGAAGCCTTTCCCTCGGCAGCTGCACCAAGAACTTCAACGAGCTGAACACACCGCCCACCTCCGTTACCAATATAGATGCGGCCATCCTGCTCTCCAAAGTACAGAAAGACGCCGCCTTTGCAGAAGGTACCGAAACAGCCAATATACAAGTCGGCTCCTGGGTGCAGTACTGGGCCGGTGGCCTGGTAGCGCCTACCTCCCGGTATATACAACAACCTGATAACAATATGTGGGCGAACCATTACACGCTGCTGCGCAATCTCGGCCAGATACGCAACCAGGCGCTTAAAGGAAAGGAAGACGACCCCACCGGCCGTACCAAACTGGCCATCGCCCGCATCGTGGAGATCTATGTATGGCAACGGCTGACCGACCTCTTCGGCGACGTGCCTTTTTCGCAGACCACAGAAGATGCCGGCAATGTGAACAACAAACCGGTGTACGACAGCCAGGAAGCTATCTATAAACAACTGATCACCGATCTGGACGCAGCCATAGCCAAACTGAACAGCAGCGACGCCTCCTATGGCAACGCCGACTTCTACTATAAAGGCAATGTCGATAACTGGAAAAAATTCGGCAACTCACTCAAACTGCGTTTAGGCATGCGCCTCAAATACGCGTCGCCGCAACTGGCTGAAAAGACCGTTCGGGAAGCTATGGGCGGACCGTTGTTCACCGACAATAAAGATAACGCTGCCGTACCTACGTTCAACGATGCACAGACCACGAACGCACATCCCATCCTGGCACAGTTTATCAGCGGCAGCCCCGATCTGCGTTACCTCGCCAGCGCTTTCGTTAATACGCTGAACAATAAAAAAGATCCGCGGCTGCCTTTCATCGCAGCGCCCACGGTGAATTCAAAAAACAGCGGCACACCGGTATACCGCGGTATCGGCGTAGCACTCACTGATGCATTGCTGGCAGGTATCATCAAAGACGATTACTCTACAGCATCTACCACCACCTATTTCAACAGAACACTGGCTACGCCCATTCCCTGTTATGTGTTCACCTACGCAGATGTCTGTTTCTTTAAAGCAGAAGCCGCGCTGATGGGCTGGGGCGCAGCACCTGCAGATGCAGAAAAATTCTACCAGGACGGTATTAAGGCTGCCATGGCCATGCAGCCATATAATATCACTGCTATTCCGCAGGCGTATATCGATGCTGAATTCTCTTTCGCCGGTCTCACCTCCGAACAACAGCTGGAGAAAATCATGACCCAGAAATGGATACAGCTGTTCGGCCGCGATTACGAAGCATATGCGGAATGGCGCCGCACGGGTTACCCTGTGCTTACGCCCGGCCCCAATCAGGGCTCTACCAATGGTACTATTCCGCGCAGGGCAGTATATTCTTCGCTGGAAACATTGCTGAACACAGACAACTATCAACAGGCAGTGAAAGGACTGTCTAAAGGCGATACCTATCTCTCCAAAGTATGGTGGGATAAAAAGTAA